In Macadamia integrifolia cultivar HAES 741 chromosome 5, SCU_Mint_v3, whole genome shotgun sequence, a single window of DNA contains:
- the LOC122078886 gene encoding LEAF RUST 10 DISEASE-RESISTANCE LOCUS RECEPTOR-LIKE PROTEIN KINASE-like 1.2 isoform X4, which produces MDEQNQFMSCKASSLTWSVDISILAFSLVFLLLLSVQTTLCADWRYEACSKNISCGEGPNISYPFWIYGQQESYCGFPGFQLTCKNQQPILNLSTSDEYFIRNISYQNQSIRVIDAKVRAEGGCSSQVQNLTLDRTPFRYGPNHADLFLFRYCNHSLIPSEYSVHEINCSSVLSVALLDDDQLLNKMKSSKNCFPPVIVPVLRNSTSGSISNGGFADVNGKSSYYTELLKEGFDLIWKASECTTCQSSGGRCGFNWTTYDFACLCSDRPHKVKCGKKRNLVLTLTIAFGSLGVGMILACVMFFICYRRRHHKGSLFNPVKGNNLSPSSTPLSRNIASNSSCKDPEKCSTYFGVHVFTYDELEEATNNFNSERELGDGGFGTVYHGKLRDGREVAVKRLYENNFKRVEQFMNEVDILTRIRHQSLVTLYGCTSRHSRELLLVYEFIPNGTVADHLHGDRKTETGKLSWPIRMSIAIETATALSYLHASDIIHRDVKTNNILLDNNFRVKVADFGLSRLFPTDVTHVSTAPQGTPGYVDPEYHQCYQLTDKSDVYSFGVVLIELISSMPAVDINRHRHEINLSNLAINKIKNQALHELVDPCLGYETECVVKRMITSVAELAFCCLQLEKEMRPSMDEVLKSLKQIEREDYTMEKAEGVVIQTDTIGLLKNTDPPFSPDSVTNKWVSRSTTPNASA; this is translated from the exons ATGGATGAGCAGAACCAGTTCATGTCGTGCAAGGCTTCATCCTTAACATGGTCAGTGGACATAAGCATCCTTGCCTTCTCCTTGGTTTTCCTACTACTTCTATCAGTGCAAACAACTCTATGCGCAGACTGGAGATATGAAGCTTGTAGTAAGAACATCAGTTGCGGTGAAGGTCCCAACATTAGTTACCCATTTTGGATTTATGGTCAACAAGAATCCTACTGTGGCTTTCCGGGCTTTCAGCTGACCTGCAAGAACCAGCAGCCAATCCTCAATTTATCTACTTCTGATGAATATTTCATCCgtaatatctcctaccaaaaccaatctattcGAGTCATTGATGCCAAAGTTAGAGCAGAAGGTGGGTGTTCATCTCAAGTTCAGAACCTTACCCTGGATCGCACACCCTTCCGCTATGGTCCAAACCATGCGGATCTCTTCCTCTTCCGCTATTGCAACCACTCCCTCATCCCTTCTGAATATTCAGTTCACGAGATCAATTGTAGTTCTGTTCTTTCAGTGGCGTTACTGGATGATGATCAGTTGTTGAATAAAATGAAGAGTTCGAAGAATTGTTTTCCGCCGGTAATCGTACCGGTTCTGAGGAATAGCACAAGTGGTTCAATTAGTAATGGTGGATTCGCTGATGTGAACGGGAAGTCGTCATATTACACAGAGCTGTTGAAAGAAGGGTTTGATTTGATATGGAAAGCTTCTGAATGCACCACATGCCAAAGTTCCGGCGGCCGCTGTGGGTTCAATTGGACCACTTACGACTTCGCTTGTCTGTGCAGTGACCGCCCACACAAAGTGAAATGCG ggaagaagagaaatttgGTATTGACGCTTACAATAG CCTTTGGTTCTCTTGGTGTGGGAATGATTTTAGCATGTGTAATGTTCTTCATCTGCTACCGACGCCGCCATCACAAGGGGAGCCTCTTCAATCCAGTCAAAGGCAACAACCTCTCTCCTTCTTCAACACCCCTCTCTAGAAACATTGCATCCAATTCCTCCTGCAAGGACCCTGAAAAGTGCAGTACCTACTTCGGAGTCCATGTATTCACTTACGATGAGCTCGAAGAAGCCACTAACAACTTCAATTCTGAAAGAGAACTTGGGGATGGTGGCTTTGGCACTGTTTACCATG gcAAGCTCCGGGATGGACGTGAGGTTGCAGTCAAGCGCCTTTATGAAAACAACTTCAAACGTGTTGAGCAGTTCATGAATGAAGTTGACATCCTTACCCGTATACGCCATCAGAGCCTTGTCACACTATATGGATGCACTTCACGACATAGCCGCGAACTCCTCCTTGTTTATGAGTTCATTCCCAATGGAACTGTGGCTGATCATCTTCACGGTGATAGAAAAACAGAGACTGGGAAACTCAGTTGGCCTATAAGGATGAGCATTGCCATAGAGACTGCCACTGCACTGTCCTACCTCCATGCTTCTGATATCATACATCGTGATGTGAAAACCAACAACATTCTCCTTGACAACAATTTCCGGGTAAAAGTTGCAGATTTTGGGCTTTCCCGTCTCTTTCCTACAGATGTCACCCATGTCTCCACTGCACCACAAGGGACTCCAGGATATGTAGACCCTGAGTATCACCAATGCTACCAGCTTACAGACAAGAGTGATGTATACAGCTTCGGGGTGGTCTTGATTGAGCTCATATCATCAATGCCTGCTGTAGATATCAATCGACATCGGCATGAGATTAATCTGTCTAACTTGGCGATCAACAAGATCAAAAATCAAGCTTTGCATGAGTTGGTAGACCCCTGTCTTGGATATGAAACAGAATGTGTAGTAAAGAGGATGATAACATCAGTGGCCGAGTTGGCTTTTTGTTGCCTGCAACTTGAGAAGGAGATGAGACCTTCCATGGATGAGGTATTGAAGAGTCTAAAGCAAATTGAGAGGGAAGACTACACCATGGAGAAGGCAGAGGGGGTTGTCATTCAGACAGACACTATTGGGTTGTTGAAGAATACTGATCCACCATTTTCGCCTGATTCTGTGACCAATAAGTGGGTTAGCCGGTCCACTACACCTAATGCCAGTGCTTAA